gagtctaaaccgtaaaatgatttaatattttcatttcatccCAAATTTTTGAGCTTTATCAATACAAGCTCATCAATTCAACTCTGTAAAATAGAATAGTGCCGTTGCAATTAATCCTTACCTAATAACTCCTTTATTATAAGTTGCTTTCTGTAATCTATATGCAGAGCATATGGAGGGCAATAAGGGTGGAGCACAGTTCTAGTAAATTCCGAGTCACAATACAAGTCTGCCAATATGTTGTAACTGACGCAACGAAAGCTGTAAAACTTTAATAATTACACACAATTGATcatgtttatattgtttatacaataaacaataagCATATCTAGAATTAAGACTAACCTCTTGCCTGATAGAAGATTTGTAGTAAACATATGCCTTGTTTCAAATGGGCATCTACCAGGTCCAgcttcaatattatttttggaAATAGCATCTACAGCTGGTCCTGTGATTGTGCCGTTTTCTGTAAACAATAAACTAATTGGAATGTACAAATAACAACCTACcatacggttttttttaacatatctATAGGACTTACTGGGAATACattctagttttagtttttttccaATGTCTTGAGCTGTAGGTATGTAACAATAACCAGTTCCTACTAACTCCCATTGCAAGTGGAACTCGCTAATAGTATTTCCTTTGTCGTTAATGGCTTTACAAGTGTACCAGTTATAAACACACTGCTTTACAtcaatgttttgaaaagaaaaGTGTTCTGGGTAAACTCCAAACCCTGATAGTATGCTTTGAGGCAAACTCAAGCTTTCTATCCATGGCACATTGAACACAGCCTCATAAATATGATCTTGTATCTGAAACTTCACTGGCCCTGGCAAGGAAAATAAATCTAGGCAAGTTAAACTTCCAGGTAAACACTTGTCACCATCAAACACTTTTACTTGTATTTCTTCACTTTCACTAGTACTTTTCTTTTTGTTGCCTTTTCTTAACACTTTCTGAACGTTTGCTCCTATGCGAGTTAGTAAATTTTCCACGCTTTCTGATGGTTTTCGACTTAAATTGAACTGTCTCACAGATTCCTTAACTTTCAGTAGAAAAGTTAAATCAATTTTGTCTTCGCTTTTATTGTATCTAAAGTAACACTGATCTGTATTCATTATATTTGATTTAGACAAAGCAATTCCTGAGTAAAATTTGCGTCCTATGTTAAATATTCTACAAAACATTGCATGATTTGCTTTTGCAAGCATGTTGGCACAGGCATATTATGACAGTTTTTTAACCAATAGAACTATGGAATGTAGAgttctttttaaacgacattatatTGCTTTGCCACACGCTCAGAACGGGCgcttttacggcgcttacgttttggtcgcgtggtacaggttgcgattgcgacaatttcattgtttggctTCTATATACACATTTGACAAACGCAATACGGAGGGTAGAGCCATCCTCGCAACGGTGACGTCGCCGGCACCGCCGACGACGCCTGTCGTGAGCGGCcgtgcgagtcgg
This DNA window, taken from Cydia strobilella chromosome 4, ilCydStro3.1, whole genome shotgun sequence, encodes the following:
- the LOC134740574 gene encoding 2',5'-phosphodiesterase 12, with the protein product MLAKANHAMFCRIFNIGRKFYSGIALSKSNIMNTDQCYFRYNKSEDKIDLTFLLKVKESVRQFNLSRKPSESVENLLTRIGANVQKVLRKGNKKKSTSESEEIQVKVFDGDKCLPGSLTCLDLFSLPGPVKFQIQDHIYEAVFNVPWIESLSLPQSILSGFGVYPEHFSFQNIDVKQCVYNWYTCKAINDKGNTISEFHLQWELVGTGYCYIPTAQDIGKKLKLECIPKNGTITGPAVDAISKNNIEAGPGRCPFETRHMFTTNLLSGKSFRCVSYNILADLYCDSEFTRTVLHPYCPPYALHIDYRKQLIIKELLGYNADIICLQEVDKKIFKTCLDPLLGNNGLKGLFYKKGKEVAEGLACFYRDGRYEFLGEEHIVLSEALKSNADLKPIWDAVIQNSNLAERVLDRSTVASVTILRSLENPQEILLVGNTHLYFHPDADHIRLLQGGMVIYWLKQIKERMHVKFSGQRMSLILCGDFNSVPSCGIYQLFTTGSAPSSLPDWNSKPEEAVRDLNLQQDVLLGSACGTPQYTNFTAGFADCLDYIYYEKANIEVEQVVPFPSVEELQAHTALPSIVFPSDHIALISDLRFIS